Proteins from a single region of Butyrivibrio fibrisolvens:
- a CDS encoding class I tRNA ligase family protein, whose product MNKRLMRDDKPVWPKRAVITGGMPYGNKTLHFGHVGGMFIHADIFARFLRDRIGEENVIFVSGTDCYGSPIMEAYRKLKEDGYEGTIEEYVKGNHEKQKKTLADYKISPNLFGASALGEAGKMHTKVSAEIFNKLYENGYIEKLSTLQFYDEEKQVFLNGRQVLGKCPIPGCCSDKAYADECSLGHQYMPSELINPVSALSGQKPSLKAVTNWYFCLEDLIDLMKERNDALRKGSNTRRYSLDTIGEFLGKPSVIIPRKNMKDQAALESLFPKFEKIDEEKKSFVQFIFENLDARDEAKKILEEKGVHYTSGKTLVPFRLSGNVDWGVKVPDKEDQKDLTFWVWPESLWAPISFTRTYLESKGLPEDEWKKWWDSDDAMVYQFIGEDNIYFYAIAEMGIFTGLKYKKEEHPDMAAINLPHIIPNRHVLFMDKKASSSSDIKPPMADELLAYYTPEQLRMHFMSLGLSSKSVSFKPQVYMPKEEQEGIDMVLKEGNLLTNVFNRLIRSCFYAVQNNYEGKIPSNEITPSIVELSKKTIAEYERHMYNHDFHRISYTLDDYIREINKHWVNNVKKADNTGDPELRKQIVADCFYACKIIAILVHPIAPDGCEMFREYMNIDKSLWNWDKILDPISSYVGDLDNHELKELLPRVDFFKKHESQFADAE is encoded by the coding sequence ATGAACAAAAGACTTATGAGAGATGATAAGCCTGTCTGGCCAAAGCGCGCGGTCATAACCGGCGGTATGCCTTACGGCAACAAGACTCTTCACTTCGGTCACGTGGGCGGTATGTTTATCCACGCTGATATCTTTGCACGCTTTTTAAGAGACAGAATCGGTGAAGAGAACGTTATCTTCGTATCAGGTACTGACTGCTACGGCTCTCCTATCATGGAAGCTTACAGAAAGTTAAAGGAAGACGGTTACGAAGGAACTATAGAAGAATACGTTAAAGGTAATCACGAGAAGCAGAAAAAGACTCTTGCTGATTATAAGATAAGCCCTAACCTTTTCGGTGCTTCTGCTCTTGGTGAAGCAGGCAAGATGCACACAAAGGTATCTGCTGAGATCTTCAACAAGCTCTACGAAAACGGATATATCGAAAAGCTCTCTACTCTTCAGTTCTATGATGAAGAGAAGCAGGTTTTCCTTAACGGCCGTCAGGTTCTTGGTAAGTGCCCTATTCCTGGTTGCTGCTCAGACAAGGCTTATGCTGATGAGTGTTCTCTTGGTCATCAGTACATGCCATCAGAGCTTATCAATCCTGTAAGTGCACTTTCAGGTCAGAAGCCTTCACTTAAGGCAGTTACAAACTGGTACTTCTGCCTTGAAGATCTTATCGATCTTATGAAAGAGCGTAATGATGCTCTTAGAAAAGGCTCAAATACACGCCGCTACTCACTTGATACTATCGGCGAATTCCTTGGTAAGCCAAGCGTTATCATTCCTCGTAAGAACATGAAAGATCAGGCTGCACTTGAGAGTCTTTTCCCTAAGTTTGAAAAGATCGATGAGGAAAAGAAGTCCTTCGTTCAGTTTATCTTCGAAAACCTTGATGCCCGCGATGAGGCTAAAAAGATTCTTGAGGAAAAAGGTGTTCACTATACATCAGGTAAGACTCTGGTTCCATTCAGACTTTCCGGTAATGTTGACTGGGGCGTAAAGGTTCCTGATAAGGAAGATCAGAAAGACCTTACTTTCTGGGTATGGCCTGAATCACTCTGGGCTCCTATCTCATTCACAAGAACTTATCTTGAGAGCAAGGGCCTTCCTGAAGATGAATGGAAGAAATGGTGGGATAGCGATGACGCTATGGTTTACCAGTTCATCGGCGAAGACAATATCTATTTCTATGCTATTGCAGAAATGGGTATCTTCACAGGACTTAAATACAAGAAGGAAGAGCATCCTGATATGGCTGCTATCAATCTTCCTCATATCATTCCTAACAGACACGTTCTTTTCATGGACAAGAAGGCAAGTTCAAGCTCAGATATCAAGCCTCCGATGGCTGATGAACTCCTTGCATACTACACACCAGAGCAGCTTCGTATGCACTTCATGAGCCTTGGCCTTTCTTCCAAGAGCGTAAGCTTCAAGCCTCAGGTTTACATGCCTAAGGAAGAGCAGGAAGGTATCGATATGGTATTAAAAGAAGGAAACCTTCTTACCAACGTATTTAACAGACTTATCAGATCCTGCTTCTATGCTGTACAGAACAACTACGAAGGCAAGATCCCTTCAAACGAGATCACACCTTCTATCGTAGAGCTGTCCAAAAAGACTATTGCTGAGTACGAGCGTCATATGTACAATCATGACTTCCATCGTATCTCATATACTCTTGATGACTATATCAGAGAGATCAACAAGCACTGGGTTAACAACGTTAAGAAAGCTGATAACACTGGTGACCCTGAGCTTAGAAAACAGATCGTAGCAGACTGCTTCTATGCATGCAAGATCATCGCTATCTTAGTTCACCCTATCGCTCCAGACGGATGCGAGATGTTTAGAGAGTACATGAACATCGACAAGTCTCTTTGGAACTGGGATAAGATTCTTGATCCTATCTCATCTTATGTTGGTGATCTTGATAATCACGAGCTCAAAGAGCTTCTTCCAAGAGTTGACTTCTTCAAGAAGCATGAGTCTCAGTTCGCAGATGCTGAATAA
- a CDS encoding ABC transporter ATP-binding protein has product MNKLIQLNGLSKSYGSVTALDNVNLEVESGHIVGLLGPNGSGKTTMIKILCGLLRPSSGTVLVDGNKIGVETKSVISYLPDKTYLDESRTIKQNIELFMDFYQDFDPARAYDMLARLNLNPDVKIKTLSKGNKEKVQLILVMSRHAKLYILDEPIAGVDPAARDYILHTIISNYDHQATILISTHLISDVENVLDEAIFLQNGHIVLHSSVNALRQQHGKTIDELFREVFRCWGN; this is encoded by the coding sequence ATGAATAAACTAATTCAGCTTAATGGATTATCTAAATCCTATGGCAGTGTTACCGCTTTGGATAACGTCAATCTCGAAGTTGAGAGCGGGCACATCGTTGGACTTCTTGGTCCAAATGGTAGCGGCAAGACCACTATGATCAAAATTCTTTGCGGACTGCTTAGACCTTCAAGCGGTACGGTTCTCGTGGATGGAAACAAAATAGGCGTAGAAACCAAAAGTGTTATATCCTATCTGCCTGACAAGACTTATCTTGATGAAAGCAGAACTATCAAACAGAACATCGAACTTTTCATGGATTTCTATCAGGACTTTGATCCGGCACGTGCCTACGATATGCTTGCAAGACTTAATTTAAATCCGGATGTCAAGATCAAGACCTTGTCCAAGGGTAATAAGGAAAAGGTTCAGCTGATCCTTGTAATGAGCAGACATGCCAAGTTGTATATTCTGGATGAGCCGATCGCAGGTGTTGATCCTGCAGCAAGAGATTATATCCTGCATACCATTATCTCAAACTATGATCATCAGGCTACTATCCTGATCTCGACACATCTTATCTCTGATGTAGAAAATGTACTTGATGAAGCCATCTTCTTGCAGAATGGACATATCGTACTCCATTCTTCAGTAAATGCGCTCAGACAACAGCATGGTAAGACTATTGATGAACTGTTCAGGGAGGTATTCAGATGTTGGGGAAATTAA
- a CDS encoding diguanylate cyclase: MIQHRYVLDDRLSMSEMIDKIKNSPEYVNGKKGLLQLIEPSNDSDLIQKDLDTLCENLPGLSVFGMTNHGALSRENHSVEVVVCCVIFFDKAYFSIDVFDCSAGLSTYDAGEKYVKLLKDKKDLKGILMMSSAFDLCPETFIDRVAGYDKDIVMFGALAGTHKMGDDRSKIYVGQKIYNRGILAVAFCGEDLNLDYYYNLGFKSLGKELVVTKSDDKGIVYEINNKPAFSVYQEHLGIGMNEYFFENTSSFPFFLKDNGIPLARVALEYRDDGALCFATQIPQGSSVSLSYSTTDMLLSESGQNAVKLSEFYPQAILVYACMSRRMLMGDAMADLEFDFYEHVLSSSTWASGYGEILHADGMRGFLNASCVVVGMREGPVPEEKDRPVYHFDSKYMCSDVKNSEDGFLPLSTRLVNFLESTTLDLREANEQLFKVASLDELTQIYNRRALNYFMNKFLENRSRYQNIAVMMVDVDHFKRVNDTYGHDAGDMVLRDGVGQVKYLFNQADVIGRWGGEEFVGIKPNLSFEEAKEFCEAMREGVAQMEFGEVGHITISIGLTMVKDKDSVDSVFKRIDEALYEAKETGRNKVVVR; this comes from the coding sequence ATGATCCAGCATCGTTACGTTCTTGATGACAGACTTAGCATGTCGGAGATGATAGATAAGATCAAAAATTCTCCGGAATATGTTAATGGTAAAAAAGGTCTTTTGCAGCTTATTGAGCCTAGTAATGACTCAGATTTGATCCAAAAAGACCTTGATACGCTATGCGAAAATCTTCCCGGCCTGTCAGTGTTTGGAATGACCAATCATGGAGCTCTGAGCCGTGAAAATCATTCTGTTGAAGTTGTTGTATGCTGCGTTATATTTTTTGACAAAGCATATTTTAGTATTGATGTATTCGACTGTTCTGCAGGACTATCTACGTATGATGCAGGCGAAAAGTACGTTAAGCTTCTTAAAGACAAAAAAGATCTTAAAGGCATCCTGATGATGTCTTCTGCTTTTGATCTGTGCCCTGAAACATTTATTGACAGGGTTGCAGGTTATGACAAAGATATAGTCATGTTTGGAGCCCTCGCAGGAACCCACAAAATGGGCGATGACAGGTCTAAGATATATGTCGGGCAAAAGATATATAACAGGGGAATCCTGGCTGTAGCTTTTTGCGGCGAGGACCTGAACCTGGACTATTATTATAATCTTGGATTCAAATCTCTTGGTAAAGAACTTGTTGTGACAAAGTCAGATGATAAAGGCATTGTTTATGAGATAAACAATAAACCTGCGTTTTCTGTATATCAGGAACATCTTGGAATTGGCATGAACGAGTACTTTTTTGAAAATACCAGTTCTTTTCCTTTCTTCCTAAAAGACAATGGAATACCTCTTGCAAGAGTAGCTCTTGAATACCGTGATGATGGAGCTTTGTGCTTTGCAACTCAGATTCCGCAGGGAAGTTCTGTAAGTTTGAGTTATTCAACTACAGATATGCTTCTTTCTGAGTCGGGACAAAATGCTGTAAAGCTTTCAGAATTTTACCCACAGGCTATTCTTGTCTATGCCTGCATGAGCAGAAGAATGCTTATGGGCGATGCCATGGCAGATCTTGAGTTTGATTTTTATGAGCACGTTCTTTCATCATCTACATGGGCAAGTGGCTATGGAGAAATACTTCATGCGGATGGTATGAGAGGATTTTTAAACGCATCCTGCGTAGTTGTTGGAATGAGAGAAGGACCTGTCCCTGAAGAAAAAGATCGTCCTGTATATCATTTTGACAGTAAATATATGTGCAGCGATGTGAAGAATTCAGAAGATGGATTCCTGCCACTATCGACCCGTCTTGTAAATTTCCTTGAATCTACGACTTTAGATTTAAGAGAAGCTAATGAACAGCTATTTAAGGTGGCCAGTCTTGATGAGCTTACACAGATCTATAACAGAAGAGCACTTAATTACTTTATGAACAAGTTCCTGGAAAACAGAAGCAGATACCAGAATATTGCTGTTATGATGGTTGATGTTGACCATTTTAAGCGGGTAAATGATACCTATGGTCATGATGCAGGAGATATGGTCTTAAGAGATGGTGTAGGACAGGTTAAGTATCTCTTCAATCAGGCAGATGTTATCGGAAGATGGGGTGGCGAAGAATTTGTAGGAATAAAACCAAATTTGTCATTTGAAGAAGCCAAAGAATTCTGTGAAGCGATGCGTGAGGGTGTGGCACAGATGGAATTCGGAGAAGTTGGGCATATTACAATTAGCATAGGCCTTACCATGGTCAAAGATAAAGACAGTGTAGATAGCGTCTTTAAGAGAATTGATGAAGCACTTTATGAAGCAAAAGAAACCGGAAGAAATAAAGTAGTTGTAAGGTGA
- a CDS encoding endonuclease/exonuclease/phosphatase family protein, producing the protein MAGKNKMGIISKVIKVIICIIAVLALIVVVGFGILTIFEYRPDDTESIELTGESSKNLSTGDTFTVLTWNTGYGALGDNADFFMDGGSMVYTADEKRVKENLEAIDSEIETVNPDIVFLQEVDTVADRSYKINEVSFFSERNQGKISSYALNMDAIFIPYPIPPIGRTKVGIQTLSSFEIASATRLSLPVPFKWPVSTCNFKKCLNVSRVPVQGSDKELVLINLHLEAYDSGEGKIAQTNMLREVLQAELDAGNYVIAGGDFNQVFSNTDASAYPTYEGAWQPGSIDVAEFGDGVTFITDSSVPTCRSLDKIYNGADKDTFQYYVIDGFIVSSNIVIDSCETQDLGFVNSDHNPVLLTVTLK; encoded by the coding sequence ATGGCTGGAAAAAATAAAATGGGAATAATCAGCAAGGTTATAAAAGTTATCATTTGTATTATTGCAGTTCTTGCACTGATCGTAGTAGTTGGATTTGGTATTCTGACTATTTTTGAATATAGACCGGATGATACAGAAAGTATCGAGCTTACAGGAGAATCTTCCAAGAACCTTTCCACAGGAGATACTTTTACAGTACTTACCTGGAATACAGGATACGGAGCTTTGGGAGATAACGCAGATTTCTTCATGGACGGCGGTTCTATGGTTTATACTGCTGATGAAAAAAGAGTTAAAGAAAACCTTGAAGCTATTGATTCTGAAATTGAGACTGTAAACCCTGATATCGTATTCTTACAGGAAGTCGATACAGTTGCAGACAGATCCTATAAAATAAATGAAGTTTCATTTTTTTCAGAAAGAAATCAGGGCAAAATAAGCTCTTATGCCCTTAATATGGATGCAATCTTCATTCCATATCCAATTCCTCCAATCGGAAGGACCAAAGTTGGAATTCAGACTCTGTCATCATTTGAGATAGCATCAGCTACAAGACTTTCACTTCCTGTACCATTTAAATGGCCGGTAAGCACATGTAATTTCAAGAAGTGTCTTAATGTGTCCAGAGTTCCTGTGCAGGGATCTGACAAGGAACTTGTTCTTATCAATCTCCATCTTGAAGCTTATGATAGCGGAGAAGGCAAGATTGCACAGACCAACATGCTTCGCGAAGTGCTTCAGGCTGAGCTTGATGCAGGTAACTACGTAATAGCAGGCGGAGACTTCAATCAGGTATTCTCCAATACTGATGCAAGCGCTTATCCTACATATGAAGGTGCATGGCAGCCTGGAAGTATAGATGTAGCTGAATTTGGTGATGGAGTTACTTTTATTACAGATAGCAGCGTTCCAACATGCCGTTCACTTGATAAGATCTACAATGGAGCAGACAAGGATACTTTCCAGTACTATGTTATTGATGGATTTATAGTATCTTCTAATATTGTGATCGATTCCTGCGAAACTCAGGACCTTGGATTTGTAAATTCAGACCATAATCCTGTTCTTCTTACAGTAACTTTAAAATAA
- a CDS encoding ATP-binding cassette domain-containing protein, translated as MLQIKNLTITHKKDLRIILEDFNMVLNDGDKAVIIGEEGNGKSTLMKWIYDPDMAEEYAECQGERVLGAEMLGYLPQELPKEDKTKTLYEYFSAAKLFFDKTPKELAAMASEFQIPGDFFYSDQIMESLSGGEKVKAQLMRLLMDNPTVLLLDEPSNDIDISTLELLEKLINNWKHIVLYISHDETLIENTANMIIHIEQIMRKTKSRYTIVKDNYKNYIKRRAESFERQEQQAINDRNEKKRRDEKYARVYNSVEHALSNVSRQAPGVGKNLKDKMHTVKAMGKRFEKEDENMTKMPEQEEAIFFKLGNESAKMPAGKTVIEYELDELKTPDGNKVLAKDIFLRVRGPEKICIVGTNGVGKTTLLKKMADELLGRSDIKAQYMPQNYEELLDLDATPVEFLDDTGDKAIRTRIRTYLGSLKYTADEMDHPIRELSGGQKAKVLLLKMSLSDANVLILDEPTRNFSPLSGPVIRKMIASFPGAVISISHDRKYIEEVCTKTYTLTKEGLE; from the coding sequence ATGTTACAGATAAAGAATCTCACTATTACACACAAAAAAGACCTGCGAATAATATTAGAAGATTTCAATATGGTATTAAATGATGGCGATAAAGCCGTGATCATAGGCGAAGAAGGTAATGGCAAATCTACCCTTATGAAATGGATCTATGATCCTGATATGGCGGAAGAGTATGCAGAATGTCAGGGCGAAAGAGTTCTTGGGGCAGAAATGTTAGGATACCTTCCACAGGAACTACCTAAAGAAGATAAGACTAAAACTTTGTATGAATACTTTTCAGCTGCAAAGCTTTTCTTTGACAAGACACCAAAAGAACTTGCGGCTATGGCAAGTGAATTTCAGATTCCGGGCGACTTTTTTTACAGTGACCAGATAATGGAAAGCCTGTCGGGCGGCGAGAAAGTTAAGGCGCAGCTTATGAGGCTTCTTATGGATAACCCTACAGTGCTACTACTTGATGAGCCTTCAAATGATATTGATATCAGCACTTTGGAACTTCTAGAAAAGCTTATAAATAACTGGAAGCACATAGTTCTCTATATCTCTCACGATGAGACTCTCATTGAGAATACTGCCAACATGATCATCCATATCGAGCAGATCATGAGGAAGACTAAGAGCAGATATACTATCGTGAAAGATAATTACAAAAACTATATCAAAAGAAGAGCAGAAAGTTTTGAAAGGCAGGAGCAGCAGGCAATCAACGACAGAAATGAGAAAAAGCGCCGCGATGAAAAATATGCCAGGGTTTATAACAGCGTAGAGCATGCTCTTTCCAATGTATCAAGGCAGGCTCCCGGCGTTGGTAAGAACCTTAAGGATAAGATGCATACTGTAAAAGCTATGGGTAAGCGCTTTGAAAAAGAAGATGAGAACATGACCAAGATGCCTGAACAGGAAGAAGCGATCTTTTTTAAACTGGGAAATGAAAGCGCCAAAATGCCGGCAGGTAAAACTGTTATCGAGTATGAACTTGATGAACTGAAAACTCCTGATGGAAACAAAGTACTAGCAAAGGATATTTTCTTAAGAGTAAGAGGACCTGAAAAGATCTGCATTGTCGGAACTAACGGAGTAGGAAAGACGACTCTTTTAAAGAAAATGGCGGATGAACTTCTTGGAAGAAGTGATATAAAGGCCCAATACATGCCACAGAACTACGAAGAACTACTTGACCTTGATGCAACTCCGGTTGAGTTTTTGGATGATACTGGTGATAAAGCTATACGTACTCGTATTAGGACTTATCTGGGGTCATTGAAATACACAGCTGATGAGATGGATCATCCGATCAGAGAATTATCCGGCGGACAGAAGGCTAAGGTTTTACTTCTTAAGATGAGTTTATCAGATGCGAATGTTCTTATACTAGATGAACCTACGCGTAACTTTTCACCGCTTTCAGGACCTGTTATCAGGAAGATGATAGCATCTTTTCCAGGAGCAGTTATAAGTATATCTCATGATAGAAAATATATAGAAGAAGTATGTACAAAGACTTATACATTAACCAAAGAAGGTCTTGAATAA
- the pyk gene encoding pyruvate kinase — MRKTKIICTIGPASSSEEVLTQMCEAGMNVARLNFSHGDHEEQLGKIKVINKVRDKMGLPIAIMLDTKGPEYRIGVFKDHKATLEEGQEFTFTVDDVIGDEKKVSVSYKGFAEDLKKGDTILVNNGLVICEVTKVKGNDVITKVIAGGTLSDKKSMNFPGKVLKQAYLSDQDKADLLFGIEHDIDYVAASFVSTRQDAQDLRDFLDKNGGRDIDIIAKIENRSGVDNIEEISEVVDGIMVARGDLGVEIPFMEVPSVQKEIVQKCRLLGKRVIIATEMLESMITNVRPTRAEISDVANAVYDGASAIMLSGESAAGKYPVEAVKTMSEVAEYTEQHINYTKRFKNMDFSIRNNLDAISHSTCSMAIDVDAKCIVVSSISGLTARMVSRFRCPVEIIGMTTSVKAFRKLALSWGVYPLLCDEFESLDVLFFHAMQQATKILDLKMGDNVVLTGGKIGGTSGHTNMIKVETIHKIYS, encoded by the coding sequence ATGCGTAAAACAAAAATCATTTGTACAATCGGCCCTGCAAGTTCATCAGAAGAAGTTCTTACACAGATGTGTGAAGCCGGAATGAACGTTGCAAGACTTAACTTCAGCCATGGTGATCATGAGGAGCAGCTTGGCAAGATCAAGGTTATCAACAAGGTTCGAGACAAGATGGGTCTTCCAATCGCGATCATGCTTGATACTAAGGGACCTGAATACAGAATCGGTGTATTCAAGGATCACAAGGCAACTCTTGAAGAAGGCCAGGAATTTACCTTTACAGTTGACGATGTAATCGGTGATGAGAAGAAAGTATCTGTAAGCTATAAGGGATTTGCAGAAGACCTTAAGAAGGGTGATACAATCCTTGTTAACAACGGACTTGTAATCTGCGAAGTTACCAAGGTTAAAGGTAACGACGTAATCACAAAGGTTATAGCAGGCGGAACACTTTCTGATAAGAAGAGCATGAACTTCCCTGGCAAAGTTCTTAAGCAGGCTTACCTTTCTGATCAGGACAAGGCAGACCTTCTTTTTGGTATAGAGCATGACATCGATTATGTTGCAGCATCCTTCGTATCTACTCGTCAGGATGCTCAGGATCTTCGTGACTTCCTTGATAAGAACGGCGGAAGAGACATCGACATCATCGCTAAGATCGAGAACAGATCAGGCGTTGATAATATCGAAGAAATCTCAGAAGTTGTTGACGGCATCATGGTTGCAAGAGGTGACCTTGGTGTTGAGATTCCATTTATGGAAGTTCCTTCAGTTCAGAAAGAGATCGTTCAGAAGTGCCGACTCCTTGGAAAAAGAGTTATCATCGCAACAGAAATGCTTGAGTCTATGATAACCAACGTACGTCCTACAAGAGCTGAGATCTCTGACGTTGCAAACGCAGTATATGACGGAGCTTCTGCTATCATGCTCTCAGGAGAGTCAGCTGCAGGTAAGTACCCTGTAGAAGCTGTTAAGACAATGTCAGAAGTTGCAGAATATACAGAGCAGCACATCAACTACACCAAGAGATTCAAGAACATGGACTTCAGCATTAGAAATAACCTCGATGCTATCAGCCATTCAACATGTTCTATGGCAATCGACGTTGATGCAAAGTGTATCGTAGTAAGCTCCATCAGCGGCCTTACAGCCCGCATGGTAAGCCGTTTCAGATGTCCTGTTGAGATCATCGGTATGACAACATCTGTTAAGGCATTCAGAAAGCTTGCACTTTCATGGGGCGTATATCCTCTGCTTTGCGATGAATTTGAATCACTTGATGTTCTCTTCTTCCACGCTATGCAGCAGGCTACCAAGATCCTCGACCTCAAGATGGGAGACAACGTAGTTCTTACAGGCGGTAAGATCGGTGGAACTTCAGGTCATACAAACATGATCAAGGTTGAGACTATTCATAAGATTTATTCATAA
- a CDS encoding bifunctional 5,10-methylenetetrahydrofolate dehydrogenase/5,10-methenyltetrahydrofolate cyclohydrolase, whose amino-acid sequence MAELLKGKPVADSLDEVTLKRADALKEKGITPTLAILRVGERQDDLSYERGATKRCEKDGVAVVNKVLPEDCSQEDLMAAIKELNEDDNVHGILMFRPLPKTLDEKAACNAILPSKDVDGITPGSMAYIYSGLGEGFAPCTSQAVMEILKYYEIDPKGKKATVVGRSLVIGKPVSMLLMNANATVTICHSRTENMAKVTKNADIVIAALGKAEMLNAEYFENGQTVIDVGINYSEEKQKLVGDVKSDEVESVVEKLTPVPGGVGSVTTAVLVSHVVEAAERLLK is encoded by the coding sequence ATGGCAGAATTATTAAAAGGAAAGCCCGTTGCAGACTCACTTGATGAAGTTACATTAAAAAGGGCAGATGCACTAAAGGAAAAGGGTATAACCCCGACACTTGCAATTCTTAGAGTTGGTGAAAGGCAGGACGACCTGTCTTACGAACGCGGTGCAACAAAAAGATGTGAAAAAGACGGAGTAGCAGTTGTAAATAAAGTGCTTCCGGAAGATTGCTCTCAGGAAGATCTCATGGCTGCGATCAAAGAGCTTAATGAAGATGACAACGTTCATGGAATACTAATGTTCCGCCCACTTCCTAAAACTCTAGATGAGAAGGCAGCATGCAATGCGATTCTTCCATCCAAAGATGTTGACGGCATAACACCTGGCTCTATGGCTTATATCTACAGCGGTCTTGGAGAAGGCTTTGCACCCTGCACATCTCAGGCAGTTATGGAGATATTAAAGTATTACGAAATCGACCCTAAGGGTAAAAAAGCTACAGTAGTAGGAAGAAGCCTTGTTATCGGAAAGCCTGTATCGATGCTTCTTATGAATGCAAACGCCACAGTAACAATATGCCATTCAAGAACTGAAAATATGGCGAAAGTTACTAAAAATGCCGATATAGTAATTGCGGCACTTGGAAAAGCAGAAATGCTTAATGCTGAGTATTTTGAAAACGGCCAGACAGTCATCGACGTTGGAATTAACTACAGCGAAGAAAAACAAAAGCTTGTTGGTGATGTAAAGTCTGACGAAGTGGAAAGCGTTGTAGAAAAGCTTACACCTGTTCCTGGCGGCGTAGGATCAGTTACAACAGCAGTACTTGTAAGCCACGTAGTTGAGGCAGCAGAGAGACTACTAAAATAA
- a CDS encoding cyclodeaminase/cyclohydrolase family protein encodes MDNKITDYSCNEFAGKLAAKVSVPGGGGAAALVGALSMALCSMAGNFTTGKKKYAQYEEELQAILKEAEDIRTRLLDLVEEDAKMFEPLSVAYSIPKEDPQRVEKLEKATLDAIAPPLEMMRQIKRVIELLERMKEIGSVIMISDVGCGAALAGAALKSASLNVFINTKSLQDRDKADSFEQEADSILDEYVARAQNVFDDVNAKLRK; translated from the coding sequence TTGGATAATAAGATCACTGATTACAGCTGTAACGAATTTGCAGGTAAGCTTGCTGCCAAGGTTTCAGTGCCTGGAGGTGGAGGCGCTGCAGCACTTGTTGGAGCACTGTCTATGGCTCTTTGCTCTATGGCAGGCAACTTTACTACCGGTAAGAAAAAATATGCTCAGTACGAAGAAGAGCTTCAGGCTATATTAAAAGAGGCAGAAGATATAAGAACAAGACTTCTTGACCTTGTAGAAGAGGATGCAAAGATGTTCGAGCCTCTCTCAGTAGCTTACAGTATACCAAAAGAAGATCCGCAGAGAGTAGAAAAGCTTGAGAAGGCTACCCTTGATGCAATCGCCCCTCCTCTTGAAATGATGAGACAGATAAAAAGAGTAATAGAGCTTTTAGAGCGCATGAAGGAAATCGGCTCTGTCATCATGATATCCGACGTTGGATGCGGCGCAGCTCTTGCTGGTGCAGCCCTTAAGAGCGCGAGTCTCAACGTATTTATAAATACTAAATCTTTACAGGATAGGGATAAGGCAGATAGCTTTGAGCAGGAAGCTGACAGCATTTTAGATGAATATGTTGCTAGAGCTCAGAATGTATTTGACGATGTCAACGCAAAGCTTAGAAAGTAA
- a CDS encoding trimeric intracellular cation channel family protein, which produces MAELLLILNIIGTVAFAVSGAMTAIKKEMDLLGVTIVGAITAVGGGIMRDIIIGKIPPDAFTDPSYVLIACISAIVVFTYVYFRASGYEKISGAKFQKIVLLADTVGLAAFSVLGVEVAFNAGDGPRLFLTVFLGTITGVGGGVLRDLLVGDKPYILCKHIYACASIAGALVCALLWDFSGQSVATVIGASTVIIIRLLAIHFEWNLPRIRHHGIS; this is translated from the coding sequence ATGGCAGAACTTCTTTTAATTCTCAACATCATAGGAACTGTAGCATTTGCTGTATCCGGCGCTATGACTGCGATCAAGAAGGAGATGGACCTTCTTGGCGTAACTATTGTGGGCGCTATAACAGCTGTGGGCGGTGGTATCATGCGTGACATCATCATTGGCAAGATTCCGCCTGATGCTTTTACAGATCCTTCATACGTGCTCATCGCCTGCATTTCAGCGATCGTAGTATTTACATATGTCTATTTCAGAGCATCAGGATATGAAAAGATATCCGGCGCCAAATTTCAGAAGATCGTACTTCTGGCAGATACTGTAGGTCTTGCTGCATTCTCCGTACTTGGCGTTGAGGTAGCCTTTAATGCAGGTGACGGACCAAGACTTTTCCTTACCGTATTCCTTGGAACCATCACAGGTGTAGGTGGAGGCGTACTTCGTGACCTTCTTGTAGGCGACAAGCCCTATATACTTTGCAAACACATTTATGCCTGCGCATCTATTGCAGGCGCCCTTGTCTGTGCCCTTTTATGGGACTTTTCAGGTCAGAGCGTTGCTACGGTCATCGGCGCATCTACCGTTATTATCATAAGACTTCTTGCCATCCACTTTGAATGGAACCTGCCTCGCATCAGGCACCATGGCATTTCTTAA